gctccttgcgtcctcccttggaggcgcgactatagttagactccggaatagacttggttTCCACGGGACTagcgttatagttcttcacaagaatgttgtcgtgcttttcagctacgttcatggtgccatgaaatcttgtgatgcgtcctgctttcacatcaatctgataattctttgaaatcatcagggcagagatggggaaagtagagagagtcttctcgatcaacatcgtatcagttatggcttggccacaaaactccatcagagacttgatacgaagagctttcgagttataatcaagcacagacttgaaatcacagaagcggaggctatgccatcgcacttctaaatcaggaagcagggagtcacgaacgttgccaaatcgctgctcaagttcaacccatagctttcttgggtcttcctcattgaggtattcactttggagcgcgtcattcatgtgccttgttatgagaatgatggctttagcttgattttcttcaaaagcagtagcttttTCAATGGaaagcacgttctgactaggctcttggatggcttccaaaagtccatcagccttaagatgttggcgcacatctcggacccacctatggtatcctgtgctacttgtctctagtggaacaaagtttaACTtattcaggtaactcatcctgaaaaacaacacaagattagggttagtttcggagcggaaaaggctaccacgaaaaactattaaatttctgagcgtagtcgcttccaagaaattaggaattttcgagcgtagtcgcttccaagaaattcaattccaagaggggttggattagatcgaaataatgatgtttgtggttgatcgtattcttctcaacaaactctaagtttggaggattctacaagctctaagcttggagtgagtacgaacccccacagttcggcttttggtctcccctatgaagaagaaaggggggtagaagaagggaggttgcaagtccccgagaaaagaagaaaagaattaaaaaaaaacttcaaaaacgggaacttttagaaaagtttacttTGAAATTGGCCGGAAAACTTTgccggaggtcgccggaaaagtggtggTCACCAGTGGCCGGAGCTGAGCTGGTGGTGGCTGCAGGCGGAGGTGGCAGAGCCTTGTAGGGCTTGTGCGAAGCTGCTGCAAGGCTGCTGCGCAGCTCTTGCAGGTGCTAGGCTGGGCTGTCGACAGCTGTCGATGGCGTGCAGGGGATTTGTCGGAAGATGTCGACAGATGCTCGGCAGGTGCAGCGCAGGGGCTTGTGCGGGGTTGTCAACAGGTCTCAACAACTCTCGGAAGGGGCCTGCGCGGGGCTGTCAGCAGGTCTCGGCAGATGcttgcaggggctgtcggcaaCTCTCAGCAGGTGCAGGCACAGGGCTCGGCAGATCTCGGCAGCTGTTGGCAAGGCTCGCAGAGGGTAGGCACAAGGCAGGGGCCGGTTCGGATTTTCCGATGGCCGGTTCGGGTCTATTCCGGCCGATTCCTGTGGTTCCGTCGCCGGTTCTAGGTTCCTTGGGATTAGGGCTTCGATATGTAGGGTGGTGGTTGCCGGATTTCGAgatttacgaaattagggttttcagggttagggcttcgtgctgataacgtgttttagggaattagAAAtcgagagaaatttgctgtgtattctcattgataatagaggcctctttatatggaggattacaatgcatagagttagaatcatacaaggaaagataatctctagactcttctaattaaaccatattaccactaggttaagtaacctagagtttggaccaaacacaaatagagatatccttaaacactaagtatatttaaataaattttaGAAGCAGGCAAATAGtctttaagatttttttttttgggtataaaaaAATTGAGTGGTGTCTCAAACCTGCAGAAGATTCCACTAATGTCCTGGGCCACCTAAACTCTTTTAGTCCGCTACACCAACAGTCCTGGATCCTTTAGGAAATTTATTTCGCCCAAAGAAAACAATTCAGGATATCTCGTCTCCTGAACCCCCACTTGAGGAACCTCTCTCACTCTGTCAACAGTGAAAGAAGGCAAGTCCAATGGCAGATGGTAATCACAGTGAGCTCCCTACAGTTCTGATACTTCGCCGATGCCCAACCATTGCTCTCTTGGAACCCATAGTCTCTCAAAAATTCAACTTACTGAAAGCCTGGGACTCTCCTCTCCCTCAAGACCAGTTCTTGACCACCCACGCCAGCTCCGTCCAGGCCCTTATCTCCTCCGCCGATGGGCCACCCATCACCGCCCAAATCCTCCACTTGCTCCCCTCCCTCAAAGTCATAGCCACCACCAGCGCCGTCCTTGACCACGTTGACTTGGCCGAGTGTCGACGCCGCGGCGTTGCCGTCGTCGACGCCGGTAAAGCCTTTGCTGAGGACGCTGCTGACTCGGCTGTGGGGCTGTTCATTGATGTCATGAGAAAGATTTCGGCTTCGAATCGGTATGTTAGGGATGGGCTCTGGGCTACCAGAGGAGACTATCCTCTTGGTTCTAAGGTTAGCAGCAATTCTAGCTACTCATATATATAGTCACATTTCTAAATTAAATATTTACTTATTTGGGTTAAGCATGAAACTTAGGTTGAATGATGTAATGAAAAATTTATGGGCTTTATGATGATTGAAAATTTCAGATTGGAGGAAAGAAGGTCGGTATTGTTGGATTGGGCAACATTGGGTTAGAAGTTGCAAAACGATTGGAGGCATTTGGCTGCACTGTCTTGTACAATTCGAGGAGTGAAAAGCCATCTTTGtcataccaattttattccaaTGTGTGTGAGCTTGCAGCAGACAGTGATGCTCTCATAATCTGCTGTGCATTGACAGCGGAAACCCACCACATGATCAACAAGGAAGTATTGTCTGCGTTGGGAAGAGAGGGCGTGATTGTTAATGTAGGGCGCAGAGTTATTATCGATGAGAAGGAAATGGTGCAGTGTTTGGTGCGAGGAGAGATAAGGGGTGCTGGCTTGGATGTGTTTGAGAATGAGCCTGATGTTCCTAAAGAGCTCTTTGCATTGGATAATGTTGTGCTGTCACTGCATCAAGCTGTCGCTACCCATGAAGCTATCGTGGCTTTGGGTGAATTAGTAACAGGGAATTTGGAAGCATTTTTCTCAAACAAACCGTTGCTTTCTCCGGCTGTGATTAATTGAGTGGAGTTCTGTTTGCAGGTTAGTATCTTCATACTTTTCTAAGCATATTGCATGCCATTTTGGTTTGCTTGCTGTTTGAGTAGCTGCAAATTGGAGGTTCTGCTACatttgttgtaatttttcttttagaaagTTTGCAGCACTTTCTTTTGAATGAATGCAGGGTACAAAATTGAACAATTAATAAGGCAAGGAGGGAAGACAGTGCTGAAGAACTGCAGTTTTATTGTTACTGGTATTATCTTTTGGTTGTGGTCTGTGTAAATAATTTGCCAATGATGATAATTGTTGAACTCTTGCTCTGGTTTTCAAGAGGCTTCCACCCCTTGCGGAATCAATATGTCTTAGTCTCTCATCCGAAAACATATGCAGCTCCAATGTATCAGTCAGCTTGAATGTTGCGGATGATCTAATCGATGCTTGTTTTCTATGCCATTGTGTAGCTTCCCTCTATATTTATTGTCATTCTTTGAAACCAGACGGAGAATGGAGGAATGAATTGGTGTAAAAGGTTTACTCTGAACGGTTATCCTTTTACATAGAATATTgaaagattatatatatatatatatatatatatatatatatatatatatatatatacgaccgcgttctgaagaggacgtccgcacttttgttaaagtgcggacggcgctgctgcagctcggctcggggtGCGACGGAGCGGCGGAGCTTGCCGAACGGACGCCACGGGTCAGACGGACGGGTCTGCAGTCGATGGAGTCACCGGCGACGTGGTTGCAGccttgcccagaaacctgcagttgcaggtgagctcgctgcccagaaacctgcaactccgacctcctccgacctcgaacgctgcccagaaccgtccGCCAAGCCCCGAGCCGCCGGCCAAGCCTGGAACGCCGCCGCTgcgtcgccgtccgcactttagccaagtgcggacgtccgcttcagaacccgcccgtatatatatatatatatatatatatatatatatatatatatatatatattttgatcatATCAATAACTAATCTttttgtgagttcgactcacaaccTTCCCACTTATAAAGGGAAGACTTatgtcactagaccaaatggtactgggaTGAAAGATTATATTAAACAGAAATTTGTGATACATAGccgtctgtttttttttttttttttttctcatttatttatgtaATGAGAAGGGGCATAGATGGAAATTTGATGGAAAAATGAGACAAAAAATGTTTTAGAGTTTTGCATTAAGTAATCATATAAAATTTgtccctatttttttttctttctttcttcagaTAAGTTGATAACATGAGATTAACAGCCAAAACGGTCAGAGACGAACAAACACTTAAAACAGAGCAATTGGCAAGGAAACAACTAACTCTCTATCCAACCATTATAGCTCATTACAAACTAAGGACGCTCGCATAAATGCAAGACTAGTACAAATAAAAATACCATCGCCTCCCAAGGAAAGAACACTGCCTACACTTAATTGTGGCACATATGAAGAATAAAAACATCTTAGAAAGCTCTTAGAAGCTATCCCTATGCACACTAGACTTGAAACCAATCACGTACTCACATTCAAGATAGCTACCAACTCTCATAGAAGTCATGATTTGCATAGATTAGCACTGGAAGACCACCTAAAGGCCTAACCTACCCAAGTAGGTTCAACTCTCGGGCTAGGCCAGCCCAAAGTACTAAGGAATATGTGAGGGTGGCAAGGCACCTTCCTTGAAAGCCCCTAAGAGAGGCCAAAACAACCCAAACTTGAGTCCAGGCCCAAGCCCAAGACCAAGCGTTAGCAAAGCTAGCAGGAGCACAGCTAGCTCACACCATCTACCAAAGTGGCACCGCTGCCATCTCTGGCGGCCAACCATTCCGGCAAATCATCATCCAACCAGTCACAACTGGAATCTGCCCATCGGACCGAGCAAAAATCTACCAAGGCTGGAAACCAAGAACAGCCCAATTCGGCTCAAATAGCCTCCCTGACAACCTTGCAGTCTGACCCAGATCTATTGATAAGACCATCACCGATGTCAGGCTTCTACTAGTGACACCTGAGACCCCACACCTCACGCGCTCCAATCAAATCGCGCCCTATAAACCAAAACGCCGCCACCACCAGGGTTGGAATCGACCAACCTTGCCAAACCACCACGACCGCATAGAGCTTGTCTGCCTCGACAAGCCGAGATCCAGTACCGTTTCACCAAGCCCAGGCTGGTGCTAGATGCAATCAGACATGACTGCCTTTATGCACGAATCCCTAGGCTTAGGGTCTCATCCTTTCAGAATCAATACTAGCTAACCCAGCCGAGCGATACTGCaggaaagatttttttttttttttttgcatttaatATAGTAAACAACAAGAACAACTTGCATATATACTAAGAATAACTTGATACAAATGTGACCCTGAATCTAGAAAAGTCAGCTGATAAGTAGGGAGAAAACTTGCAATGTCGTAAACTAACTCTCAACCTACTAACTTGAATCCTACCAAAAGAATTTACATGCATAAACTTCATCTAAACCTACTTGCTTGAATCCTTCATTGTATAAGGGAGGAGATTTACTGTTGCTAATAGGCTTTCCAATTGTACCAAGTCTTATCAGTCTGAAGTTGTACATGTAATATATCCTTGATGAACTGCTTCATCATGAACTGTTATTTCTCTCTCTGGTTATACAGTTACCTTTCCATATTAACAATCATTCTAGACATATCACCCAGCTTTGTTCCTGATTAGATTCTTTTTGTGAGTTGGACCTTGtccatatttatatatgtgattGTTGTCGAGAGTCTCTCCGTAGAGTTTTTTCATACTAGGAGTAGGTTGTAGACTTGCAGGTCAGCGAAAATTACTTGTtatttaataatatttttattgcccccaataatgtttttattgcgaggcaataataatattattgaggAGCAATAATATTCTCccgtgacctatgagatctccaacgAGCTTTTTGAGGACTTCCGGTGACCGGTGACGGGACTCCGGCGGCCAATTACAGGACTCTGGGGAGCATTGACCGGACTCCAGCGACTGGTGATGAGACTCCGGCTGCCGGAATCCTGCGGCGGtgaccggagtccggcaagCATTGACTAGACTCCGGTCAAGTCTCCGTTgacttctctctaagtgacaatgGGAGGGAAGGCAAAATTGTCTCAATAATgtacaaaaaataattaaaaaaatacttaattgggtattatggaaaaaatatatataatttgttgggtaagtgggaaatcTTATAAGATgcttgggtaagtggggttaatgtagctcaattttgggtaaatggacattttcccaaattttaaatttctttgtaaaaaaaacaaaggaaaatcaTACCACACAAAGTAAAAACACACCACACAACAATACAAACAAACTATATCACAACATGGCCACTAATTTAAAGCAATAAATCTCAAACTCCTCATGGGTGATTCTGATCAACTTGCAGCTTCATGGTTCACAGGTGATTGACAATATCTTCTTGGAGGTGTTTATTCATCACTGGACATCGATCTAAGCTCCTTATAACGACGCAATAATTGATTTAGCCGTTGTAGGTTGCGATGAACATCGGTGTCAATTTCCTGTCTAGCGTATATATGTGCTTTCCTTGGTTGGGTCGAGATATCGTTAGGGTCAAATGGCTCTGCTGCATCTTCATCATGTTCATCTTCGACAATCATATTGTGCAAGAAAATGTACGTCATCATGATGTATTGAAGGTTCTCTTTACTCCACCCACGAGCTGGCTCTCTGATGATTGCCCAACGAGTTTGGAGAATACCAAATGCTCTCTCCACATCTTTTCTGTATGCCTCCTACATCTTTGTGAAATGTTGTGTCTCTGCCGTCCTCGGATTTCTAATTGCCTATATAAATGCCGCCCATTTAGGGTAGATACCATCAACTAGGTAATAACAATAGTCATACTGCCTATCACCTACATGGTAATGGACTTGAGGAGCTTGACCAAGGCATACATCATTGAACAATGGTGAACATCCAAGGACATTAATATCATTCAGGGAACCTGGAAGTCCGTAGAAGGCATGCCAAATCCAAGTAACGTAAGAGGCCACCGCCTCCAAGATGATTCTTGGTTTTCCTTTGTAGCCAGTATACTGCCCTGACCATCCGGCGGAACATTTTTTCCACTGCCAGTGCATACAATCAAGTCTCCTGACCATCTCCGGGAATCCTCTTTCTTCAGCTTTGTCAAGCAGTCGTCACAAATCTACCTTCGTTGGTCGGCGGAGGTATGTCTCGTGGTATACATTCTAGATAGCTCATGTGAAGTGCTCCAAAATCTCAATGGCAGTTGATTCTGCTATGTCTAGGAACTCATCAAAGACGTTAGCTGTAATGCCATATGCAAGCATCCTCATAGCGCATGTCAGCTTTTGACTCTCTCGGTAGCATCTCTTGTTTGGATAAAATATGGATCATAGTTGGCCACATCACGCATCATCTTGTCAAAGACCCAAGATTGCATTATATATCGCCTACAAAATATGTTTGGTTCATACCTGCACAGGTCGGTGAAGTATTGAGCTTTGAGTGGTCGATCCATAAGCTCTCGATCTCTGCGGACATACTTACGACCTTCTGAAGAACCGCCCCATTGTGATTCCTCATCTTCCTGGGATTGGATATGCACGGCAGCGGCAAACATCATCATGGATCTTCGATGGTTTCTCGTGACcgcatcttcttgatcttttaaCAACCATTTCGTTAATCGATTCATTGCAAATGAACTGAAAAAATCAAAAGGAAATAATATGGAGATTTCTAGGATTTGGATATGAGAGGtctttgtgaatttgtgagagatGAAGGTGACAATGACTCCATATTTATGGACGATTTGAAAGGAGATCATCAAATAAGAAAAGACACGTGGCAGATAATATATAAACCGTAATTTAGACAACCACATACAACTTGACACGTGGCAACAAAATCAACCCAAATTCGGGAT
This portion of the Rosa chinensis cultivar Old Blush chromosome 1, RchiOBHm-V2, whole genome shotgun sequence genome encodes:
- the LOC112178898 gene encoding glyoxylate/hydroxypyruvate reductase HPR3 codes for the protein MADGNHSELPTVLILRRCPTIALLEPIVSQKFNLLKAWDSPLPQDQFLTTHASSVQALISSADGPPITAQILHLLPSLKVIATTSAVLDHVDLAECRRRGVAVVDAGKAFAEDAADSAVGLFIDVMRKISASNRYVRDGLWATRGDYPLGSKIGGKKVGIVGLGNIGLEVAKRLEAFGCTVLYNSRSEKPSLSYQFYSNVCELAADSDALIICCALTAETHHMINKEVLSALGREGVIVNVGRRVIIDEKEMVQCLVRGEIRGAGLDVFENEPDVPKELFALDNVVLSLHQAVATHEAIVALGELVTGNLEAFFSNKPLLSPAVIN